In a single window of the Coffea eugenioides isolate CCC68of chromosome 3, Ceug_1.0, whole genome shotgun sequence genome:
- the LOC113765342 gene encoding histone-lysine N-methyltransferase family member SUVH2-like, producing the protein MLYDAIRVLAIAEDEKHRGDLVPHRRTRGDLKAAALLKQRGLWLNCDRRIVGTIPGVEIGDLFFFRMELCVIGLHGRARAGIDYLSASQGSNGEPIATSVIVSGGYEDDVDTGDEIIYTGHGGQDKQNRQCTNQKLECGNLALERSMYYGIEVRVIRGFKYEGSVSGKVYVYDGLYRVVTCWFDVGKSGFGVFKYKLARIENQPEMGSSILRFAQILRTRPLEARPKGYVSLDLSMKNEKVPVFLFNDVDNNNAPVFYEYLLSTVFPLHVYKHGKNGTGCDCVGDCFDGCFCAVKNGGDFAYEENGILLKGKPVIFECGPDCRCPATCRNRVSQRGVRNRLEVFRSRKTGWGVRSLDLIQAGAFICEFAGIVLTREQAQIFTMNGDSLVYPSRFPDRWAEWGDLTDIFPDYKRPEYPSIPPLDFAMDVSRLRNVACYISHNSNPNALVQPVLYDHDNVSFPHLMLFAMENIPPLREISLDYGIADEWTGKLPMYDK; encoded by the coding sequence ATGCTTTATGATGCGATTCGGGTTTTGGCTATCGCGGAGGATGAAAAACATAGGGGGGATTTGGTTCCTCATAGGAGGACTAGAGGGGACTTAAAAGCAGCTGCATTGTTGAAGCAACGTGGGTTGTGGTTAAATTGTGATAGAAGGATTGTGGGCACAATCCCTGGCGTGGAGATTGGGGATTTGTTTTTTTTCAGGATGGAATTATGTGTAATTGGATTACATGGGCGGGCTCGGGCTGGCATTGATTATCTGTCAGCAAGTCAGGGCTCAAATGGAGAGCCTATAGCGACAAGTGTGATTGTTTCAGGAGGCTACGAGGATGATGTAGACACTGGAGATGAGATAATTTACACTGGACATGGTGGACAGGACAAGCAGAACAGGCAATGTACGAATCAGAAGCTGGAATGTGGGAATTTGGCACTGGAGAGGAGCATGTACTATGGCATTGAGGTAAGGGTAATTCGTGGTTTTAAATATGAGGGCAGTGTTAGTGGTAAAGTTTATGTTTATGATGGTTTATATAGGGTTGTTACTTGTTGGTTTGATGTGGGGAAATCAGGGTTTGGGGTTTTTAAGTATAAGCTTGCTAGAATTGAGAATCAACCGGAAATGGGTAGCTCTATTCTCAGGTTTGCGCAGATTCTTAGGACTAGGCCGTTAGAGGCAAGGCCAAAAGGGTATGTTAGTCTTGACTTGTCAATGAAGAACGAGAAGGTGCCTGTTTTTCTGTTTAATGACGTGGATAATAATAATGCGCCTGTCTTTTATGAGTATCTTCTGTCAACTGTCTTCCCGCTCCATGTATACAAGCATGGCAAGAATGGGACAGGGTGCGATTGTGTGGGTGATTGTTTTGATGGTTGCTTTTGTGCTGTGAAAAATGGGGGCGATTTTGCATATGAAGAAAATGGGATTTTGTTGAAGGGAAAGCCAGTAATCTTTGAATGTGGGCCAGATTGTCGTTGTCCTGCAACATGTCGGAATCGGGTGAGCCAGAGAGGTGTTAGGAATAGATTGGAAGTTTTTAGGTCCAGGAAGACTGGCTGGGGAGTTAGATCGTTGGATTTGATCCAGGCTGGTGCATTTATTTGTGAATTCGCAGGAATTGTTCTTACGCGCGAGCAAGCTCAGATTTTCACCATGAATGGAGACAGCTTGGTTTATCCTAGTCGCTTTCCTGATAGGTGGGCCGAGTGGGGAGACTTAACTGATATATTTCCTGATTATAAGCGTCCAGAATATCCATCAATTCCTCCATTGGACTTTGCAATGGATGTATCAAGACTGAGGAACGTAGCCTGTTACATAAGCCACAACTCGAATCCAAATGCTTTGGTACAGCCTGTACTCTATGATCATGATAATGTCTCTTTCCCTCACCTCATGTTATTTGCGATGGAGAACATTCCTCCTTTAAGGGAAATTAGCCTCGATTATGGGATCGCTGATGAGTGGACAGGAAAACTTCCCATGTACGATAAGTAA
- the LOC113765493 gene encoding F-box/kelch-repeat protein At3g23880-like produces MEGNEKMAIGQQIPSSSVQVSDHPLILPDLPFQVITEILARLPVKSLMRFKCVSKSWLSLTLSPHFIKRHLSFSTSKDREYLLFIDYNSGRFKHCSLASLLYEQPSDAVEIVCPQLECRDQSILLVGCCNGLICICTNREGFVLWNPSTRKSKTLPNFSFEKTSEHKFYASCGFGYDETNDDYKVVAVTCYCAEDWEPFASEVKVYGTKTDTWRRIGDFPGGYPMDGSRYCGTFAAGKVHWVLNRAFCPYVVFLDLATETYGSLDLAGDAIKSNHDSFVTDIQTVGGSLYFFCRNYVHGLVDLWVLKEYEVIESWTKVVSALSNDKRYFLSVLYQLENGKLLVVLESDVRVLNPKNNKSRRLLRSVYTRSASIYVESLVSPGSVDATTMMSGLQLRTLKASTSRTQD; encoded by the coding sequence ATGGAAGGCAATGAAAAGATGGCCATAGGCCAACAAATCCCTTCCTCTTCAGTGCAAGTTTCAGACCACCCGCTAATACTGCCGGATCTTCCCTTTCAAGTCATCACTGAGATTCTCGCAAGGCTACCTGTGAAGTCACTCATGAGATTCAAGTGCGTTTCAAAATCGTGGCTTTCCTTGACGTTAAGCCCTCATTTCATCAAGCGTCACCTCAGTTTCAGTACATCAAAGGACAGAGAATACTTGCTATTTATAGACTATAATTCTGGCAGGTTCAAACACTGTTCTCTTGCTTCTTTGTTGTATGAACAGCCTAGTGATGCAGTTGAAATAGTTTGTCCCCAATTGGAATGCCGTGATCAGTCAATTTTGTTAGTGGGATGTTGTAATGGGTTGATTTGCATTTGCACTAATAGAGAAGGTTTCGTCTTATGGAACCCATCTACCAGAAAATCAAAGACATTGCCTAATTTTAGTTTTGAAAAAACGAGTGAGCATAAATTCTATGCTTCATGTGGTTTTGGATACGACGAGACTAACGATGATTATAAAGTAGTGGCAGTTACCTGCTACTGTGCTGAAGATTGGGAGCCCTTTGCTTCTGAGGTTAAAGTTTATGGTACAAAAACTGATACTTGGAGGAGAATTGGGGATTTTCCTGGTGGTTATCCAATGGACGGAAGCAGGTACTGTGGTACTTTTGCGGCGGGGAAGGTCCATTGGGTATTGAACAGAGCATTTTGTCCATATGTTGTTTTTCTTGATTTAGCTACAGAGACATATGGATCTCTTGATTTAGCTGGAGATGCGATCAAATCGAATCATGACAGTTTTGTAACAGACATACAAACTGTTGGTGGGAGCCTTTATTTCTTTTGCAGGAATTATGTGCATGGTCTTGTAGATCTCTGGGTTTTGAAGGAATATGAAGTTATAGAATCTTGGACAAAGGTGGTTTCTGCCTTGAGCAACGACAAGAGGTATTTTCTTTCAGTATTGTACCAATTGGAGAATGGTAAACTTCTAGTGGTGCTTGAAAGTGATGTCAGAGTCTTGAATCCCAAAAATAACAAATCCAGGCGTCTCCTGAGGTCTGTCTACACTAGGTCTGCGAGTATTTATGTTGAAAGCCTAGTTTCGCCCGGTTCAGTTGATGCAACAACTATGATGAGTGGACTACAGTTGAGGACACTTAAA
- the LOC113765341 gene encoding histone-lysine N-methyltransferase family member SUVH9-like: MGSLIPAEDLNLHLGPSSSISASVRDPLAPSSSVSASIRNPLIIPKKEPKLEPLDDLLDEPPVAHYRTPLPFYLNTSNNLNSSSTFTVTPSPTTPITPATPSPTANNQEPVTSSSNDSSNVYSEFYRLTELFRNAFAEGGERNGEGAEFEDSDISRAIVPFNSENENQPFNSENENQLLNAVVSRRKYSQRSAELVRVTDLSADDVQYFRNLVRKTRMLYDAIRVLAIAEDEKHRGDLVPHRRTRGDLKAAALLRQRGLWLNRDKRIVGAIPGVEIGDLFFFRMELCVIGLHGQAQAGIDYLSASQSSNGEPIATSVIVSGGYEDDVDTGDEIIYTGHGGQDKHNRQCMNQKLECGNLALERSMYYGIEVRVIRGFKYEGSVSGKVYVYDGLYRVVTCWFDVGKSGFGVFKYKLVRIENQPEMGSSILRLAQTLRTRPLEARPKGYVSLDLSMKKENVPVFLFNDVDNNNEPVFFEYLLSTVFPPHVYNHGKNGTGCDCIGGCLDGCFCAAKNGGDFAYEQNGILLKGKPVIFECGPHCRCPSTCRNRVSQRGVRNRLEVFRSRETGWGVRSLDLIQAGAFICEFTGVVLTREQAQIFTMNGDSLVYPSRFPDRWAEWGDLTDIFPDYKRPEHPSIPPLDFAMDVSRLRNVACYISHSSNPNALVQPVLYDHNNVSFPHLMLFAMENIPPLREISLDYGIADEWTGKLPICDK; encoded by the coding sequence atgggtTCTCTTATCCCAGCTGAAGACTTGAATCTCCATCTTGGACCCTCTTCCTCAATTTCTGCTTCCGTTCGAGACCCTCTTGCACCGTCTTCCTCTGTTTCTGCTTCCATTCGAAACCCTTTAATTATCCCCAAGAAAGAACCCAAACTTGAACCTCTTGATGACCTTTTGGATGAACCCCCAGTAGCCCATTATCGAACGCCTTTGCCATTTTACTTAAACACTTCGAACAACCTTAATTCCAGCTCAACTTTCACCGTAACCCCATCTCCGACCACCCCCATTACACCCGCTACCCCTAGCCCTACTGCCAACAACCAAGAACCCGTAACTTCTTCCTCCAATGATTCGTCGAATGTTTATTCGGAATTTTATCGTCTCACGGAGCTTTTCCGCAACGCTTTTGCTGAAGGAGGAGAAAGGAATGGAGAGGGTGCTGAATTTGAGGACTCTGATATCTCGAGAGCGATTGTGCCTTTTAATTCTGAGAATGAGAACCAGCCTTTCAATTCTGAGAATGAGAACCAGCTGTTGAACGCTGTGGTATCGCGGAGGAAATATTCTCAGAGGTCGGCTGAGTTAGTCCGCGTGACGGATCTTAGTGCGGATGATGTGCAGTATTTTAGGAATTTAGTGAGAAAGACGAGAATGCTTTATGATGCGATTCGGGTTTTGGCTATCGCGGAGGATGAAAAACATAGGGGGGACTTGGTTCCTCATAGGAGGACTAGAGGGGACTTAAAAGCAGCTGCATTGTTGAGGCAACGTGGGTTGTGGTTAAATCGCGATAAAAGGATTGTGGGTGCAATCCCTGGTGTGGAGATTGGGGATTTGTTTTTTTTCAGGATGGAATTATGTGTAATTGGATTACATGGGCAGGCTCAGGCTGGCATTGATTATCTGTCAGCAAGTCAGAGCTCGAATGGAGAACCTATAGCGACAAGTGTGATTGTTTCAGGAGGCTACGAGGATGACGTAGACACTGGAGATGAGATAATTTACACTGGACACGGTGGACAGGACAAGCACAACAGGCAATGTATGAATCAGAAGCTGGAATGTGGGAATTTGGCACTGGAGAGGAGCATGTACTATGGCATTGAGGTAAGGGTAATTCGTGGTTTTAAATATGAGGGCAGTGTTAGTGGTAAAGTTTATGTTTATGATGGTTTATATAGAGTTGTTACTTGTTGGTTTGATGTGGGGAAATCCGGCTTTGGCGTTTTTAAGTATAAGCTTGTTAGAATTGAGAATCAACCGGAAATGGGTAGCTCGATTCTCAGGCTTGCGCAGACTCTTAGGACTAGGCCGTTAGAGGCAAGGCCAAAAGGGTATGTTAGTCTTGACTTGTCAATGAAGAAAGAGAATGTGCCTGTTTTTCTGTTTAATGATGTGGATAATAATAACGAGCCTGTCTTTTTTGAGTATCTTTTGTCGACTGTCTTCCCACCTCATGTATACAACCATGGCAAGAATGGGACAGGATGCGATTGCATAGGTGGTTGTTTGGATGGTTGTTTTTGTGCTGCAAAAAATGGGGGCGATTTTGCATACGAACAAAATGGGATTTTGTTGAAGGGAAAGCCGGTAATCTTTGAGTGTGGGCCACATTGTCGTTGTCCTTCAACTTGTCGGAATCGGGTGAGCCAGAGAGGTGTAAGGAATAGATTGGAAGTCTTTAGGTCCAGGGAGACTGGTTGGGGAGTTAGATCATTGGATTTGATCCAGGCTGGTGCATTTATTTGTGAATTCACAGGAGTTGTTCTTACGCGCGAACAAGCTCAGATTTTCACCATGAATGGAGACAGCTTGGTTTATCCTAGTCGCTTTCCTGATAGGTGGGCCGAGTGGGGTGATTTAACTGATATATTTCCTGATTACAAGCGTCCAGAACATCCGTCAATTCCGCCATTGGACTTTGCAATGGATGTATCAAGACTGAGGAACGTAGCCTGTTACATAAGCCACAGCTCGAATCCAAATGCTTTGGTACAGCCAGTTCTGTATGATCACAATAATGTCTCTTTCCCTCACCTCATGTTGTTTGCGATGGAGAACATTCCTCCTTTAAGGGAAATTAGCCTTGACTATGGGATCGCTGATGAGTGGACAGGAAAACTTCCCATCTGCGATAAATAA